From the Deinococcus sonorensis KR-87 genome, the window AACCCGTGCTGCTCGACCAGGGTGCGGAACAGGCGGTTGCGCCAGGACGGAAAGGCGTCGAGGGAATGCACCGGTTCGCCGAGGGCCAGCAGCCGGGGCTGGTCTGGCAGGGTGGCGAGAAAGGCGGAAACGGCGGGGCCGGGCTCGGCCATGCTCCAGCCGGGCTGAAGCGGGGTCTGGTCTGACATAGGCTGCTCCTTTGCCACAGGGCGCGCCCGCTCTGGCTCTTCCATCCTCTCTGTGCCGCATGTGAGGGAGCTTACGGAAAACCCTTCATCAGACGTCCATGAAACACCCCATTTCTGGGCCATAAGGGCGGATTTCCGGCCCACGGTCTGACGTCCAGGGCCTGTCGCACCGCGCTCGTTATCAACTCCGGGGAGCCTCCCAAAGCGGCTGGCCCCCTCACGCTAGACTGTGCAGCATGTTGACCGTGTCTAGGCCCGCCGCTCTCCGGGTGTTTCCACCGTGGTAAGCGGGCGCATTGAAGAGCTGGAACGCGAGTACGCGGCGGTGGAGCGGAGCCTGGGCGACCCGGCCGTGCTGAGCCACAACGCCGAGTACCTGCGCCTGACGAAACGGCACCGCGAGCTGACGCCGCTGATCACGCTGTGGCGGCAGTACCGGCAGCAGCAGCAGCAGGCCGAGGAGGCGCGCAGCTTGCTCGCTGACCCGGACCTGGGACCATTAGCTCAGCTGGAACTGGACAGCGCCGAGCAGCAGCTCGGGCAGCTGGAAACCGAGCTGGAGGTGCTGCTGCTTCCACAGGACCCGCACGACGGCGCGGACGTGATCCTGGAGATCCGGGCCGGGGCCGGCGGCGACGAGGCCGGCCTGTTCGCCGCCGACCTGCTGCGGATGTACAGCCGGTACGGCGAGCGCTCGGGCCTGAAGATCACGGTGCTGGACGCCTCCGAATCGGACCTGGGCGGGTACTCACGGCTGGTGGCCGAGGTGACCGGCGACGCGCCCTACCGGCAGCTGAAGTGGGAGCGCGGGGTGCACCGGGTCCAGCGCGTGCCCGCCACCGAAACGCAGGGCCGCATCCACACCAGCACCGTGACGGTGGCGGTGCTGCCGGAGGTGGAGCAGACCGAGGTGGAACTGGACCTCTCGGAGGTGCGGATCGACGTGTTCCGCTCGCAGGGCGCGGGCGGGCAGGGCGTCAACACCACCGACAGCGCGGTGCGCGCCACCTACCGGGCCGGCACGCCGGACGAGATCATGGTGGTGTGCCAGGACGGCCGCTCTCAGATCAAGAACAAGGAAAAGGCGCTGAACATTCTGCGGGCGCGGCTGGCGGAGCGTCAGCGTGAACTGCAGGCGGCCAGCGAGCGGGAAGCGCGCAGCGCCCAGGTGGGCAGCGGCGACCGCAGCGAGAAGATCCGCACCTACAACTACCCGCAGAACCGCGTCACCGACCACCGGCTGAGCGGCGACGACAAGAACTTTCCGCTGGACAGCGTGGTGGACGGCCATCTGGGTCCGGTCATCGAGGCGTTGGCCCGCATGGAACGCGAGCAGCAGCTTGCAGAGATGACCGAGCATGCCCAGGCGTGACCTGCTGGTCACCGCCGCCATCTTGCGAGACCGTCAGGGCCGCGTGCTGCTGGTGGGCAACGACTGGCAGGGCCTGGGGCGGGTGCGCTACACCCTGCCGGGCGGCGTGGTCGAGTCGGGCGAGGTGGCCCCAGAAGGGCTCTACCGCGAGATCCTGGAGGAGACCGGGCTGAAGCTGACCGGCATCAAGCACCTCGCCTACATGACCCACATTGAGGACGAACGCCGGGGCGAGCGGGCCATCGCCATGGTCTTCGAGGCCACCTGGGAGGGGCTGCTCAATCCGGCGGACCCGGACGGCTTCATCGTGTCGGCCGGCTTCTTCAGCCCGGAGGAGGCGGTGCAGAAGCTGGAGAGCCCCCCGATGCGTGAACCGCTGAGCGACTACCTGAAGACCGGCCAGCCGGGCCGCTTCTACGCCTTCAAGGGCTGGGACGGCAAGGGGGGTCTGAGGATTCCGGCGCTCAAGAAGGACTGAGCGGTGACGCTGGAAGATCAGCTGCGGACGGGTGGGGCCAGCGGCGCCACCTGGGCCTGGCGGCAGGGCGGCCACGCCGCCTCCGGTGGACTGGGCACCCTGCGCGACGAACCGGCGGCCATCTTTCCCATCTACAGCATCACCAAGACGCTGATTGCGGCGGCGGTGCTCCAGCGGGTGGCGGAAGGAGTGCTCCAGCTGGACGCCCCGCTGCTCGACCAGCTTCAGCTGAACGGGACGCCCGGCTGGCTGTCCTGGCGGCCCTTCACGCTGCGCGAGGTGCTGAACCACACCGCTGGTCTGCCGGACTACGGCGGGCTGCCGGCCTACCACGAGGCCGTGCGCCTTCAGCCGGGTGAGCCCTGGAGCGCTGAGGAGCTGCTGGAGCGGGTGGCCCCCCTCCCCCGGCCGGTGGGCTTCGCCTATTCGAACATCGGGTACCTGCTGCTGCGGCTTCTGCTGGAACAGCTGGAGAACCAGCCGCTGCACCGGGTCCTGCAGCGCCGGCTGTTCGAGCCGCTGCAACTGACCCACACCCGCGTGGCGGGCACCGCCGCCGACCTGGCCGGGCTCACGCCCGGTCACGGCCGCATCTGGTCCGCGCCCCACGCCACCGCCGGATTGCACGGTTACCATCCCGGCTGGGTGGCCCACGGTCTGGCGCTCTCCACCGCTCCAGAGCTGGCCCGGCTGGTGGAGGGCGTGTTCAGCGGCCCACTGGTGCCGGCCCACCTGCGCGCCGCCCTGCAGACGGCGGTCCCGGTGCACGTCAGCCACCCGGTCTTCACCTCGCCCGGGTATGGCCTGGGCGTCATGCTGGACACCGCCAGCGGGCTGGCCGGACATGGCGGCGGTGGCCCCGGCTACGGGGCCGGCGCGCTGTGGCAGCCGCTCGCCGCCGACGCGGGCATCACGGCGGTGGCGCTGGTCAACCACGACGGCTCCGAAGCGGGCCTGCTGCTGGCCCACGCCCTGATCCGTCAGTTCACGGCATTAGCCGCGCCCGCCACGGATGGTCGGCGCTGAGCCGGTCGGCGAGCCACTGACGCTGGGCCGCATCCAGCATCGGCCGCGCCCGCTCGAAGTCGGCCTGATCCTTGGGACGCGGCGCCTGATCACTGGTCGCACTCTTGAACAGCAGCGCCGCCTCCGGGGCCAGGTAGGGCAGGCCTCCGGCGGTGACGCGCCGCGCCTGGGCCAGCGGCAGGGTGATGGTGGGATCGCGGCGGTAGTGCCACTGCCCGCCGGAGAGGTCGGTGAGCATCAGGTCCAGCATTGGAGCCCCGGACCGGTGAACGTGAACCTGATGGTCCGGCAGTTCCAGCGGCCCGGTCCAGGGACTGTACCCCCCATCGCGCACCGCCTGAGCGTGCAGGCCAGCGGCCTGCAGCAGGGCCTGCACCTCCGCCTGCGCTGCCCTCGGCACAATGATGTCGATGTCCTCGTGCGGGCGGCCCGGCGTGCCGAGCAGCAGGTCAATGGCCCAGCCCGCCGCGAACATCCATGGCAGGTCCAGCGGAGAGAGCAGCCCGGCCACCTCCTGAAGCGGCGCGAAGCCGGTGGCCTGGGCATGCGCCTCCCGGGCTTCCGGCAACAGCGCCGCGTCGGCGGCGACCCGGCCAGCCCGGGCCCACTGTTCCCGGTACCGGGCCTGTGCCTGCGGGTCGGTGCCGAGCCAGTCCCACAGCAGCATCTGATCGTGGACGTGGCCCTGCCGGTGCGACAGCAGCAGCAGCCGATGGGGCCAGTCCGGATGCTGATACGCCAGCCCCTCCGGGAATTCGCACGGCACGGCCCAGTAGCCGAGCCCTTCGATGGCCGAGCGCTGGTCCGGTGTAGGCGGAAACGGCAGCACGTCCAGCAGCAGCTCCGGCGGTCCCAGGTCCTGCAGCGCAGGCACCGTCCCCGGCCCACCCCAGTGCGTCTCAAAGATGCCCTGCGCCCGGCCACCGGCCCGGTAATCTCCCAGCGCCTCGTACAGCTGTTCCTGTGCGTCCATGATGCGCCTCCGCTCAAAGAAAAACCGCCGCACCCAAAGGTACGGCGGCGTTGCTGGTGACCCCAACGGGACTTGAACCCGTGTCTGCGCCTTGAGAGGGCGCTGTCCTGACCGCTAGACGATGGGGCCACGCGGTTGTCCCGTGAGGGCGCGTCAGGAGCGGAGGGCAGTGTAGCGGACCCGGGCGGCCGTGTCAATCCGGCCGCCCGGGTCCGGGGGTGAGCGTTACGGCTGCGACCAGGCCTGCGGCGCGGCCTGACGGGCGCGGCGCTCCAGCCAGCCTTCCAGGCGGCGCAGCGGGGGCAGCAGCCGCGCCCACAGGGTCCGGCCCAGCCGGCGGCACTGCCGGCGGTCCTCGGCTTCCATCCAGAGGGTCTCCATCCGTTCCTGCATGCTGCGCTGCTGCTGCTCCCACATCTTCATCGCTCCTTTCCCTACCGCACGCTGAGCGCGACCTGATTGCCGTGCTCGTCCTCGGCTTCCAGCAGCGGCCCCGGCTGCGGACCCGCCTGCAGTAGCAGGGTCAGGCCCTCCAGCGTCACGCCGCTGCGTTCCAGAGCGGCGATGGCCTGCGGCGGAATCAGCTTGGCCGCGTGCTCCGCCAGACTCAGCGGGAGGTTGGCCGAGTAGCTGTTGCCGTTCTCGTCCTCGGTCTCGATGCGCAGGATGCTGCCGGGGCGGTTCTGCCGCCCGAAGCCCCCACGCAGCCCACCGATGGCCTCCTCCACGGCCGCGCCGACCGACTGGCCCAGGTCATCCAGACCCCCCCAGACCGGCGGGCGGGGCGGTTCCGGCGGACGCGGTGCCTGTGGCTGGACCCGGGCCAGCAGCAGCTCGGTCACGCGGTCCACACCGAACTCCTCGGCGTGCAGCAGTCCGAACAGGTGCGTGCGGGCGTCGTCACTCAGGCTCAGGCGGCTGCTCAGCGCCTCCAGCAGCGGTGCGGCGTCGTCGGGCGCCAGCTTGCCGGCGGCCACCAGACCCAGGATGCGTCGAATCTGCTCTTTCATGCCCCCACCACCTTCAGGCTGCCGGCCGTGACCTGGGCGCTCAGGCGCGCGGCGCCCTGGCCCACCATGCCGCTGTAGCGCGCACTCATGGTGCCGCCGGTGCGCGTCAGCGGCAGATCGGATTTGACGCTGCCCAGCGTGGTGGCCACGTCCAGGCGCAGACTGCTGTCGGGGTCCGGATGCAGGGTGGCGCTGCCGGCGTTGATCTCCAGCCGGTGCTCTCCCTCGTCCAGCCGGCCGGACCACTGCAGCGAGCCGCCGTTCACGCTGGCCCGCAGCGCGGTGGAGCGGCCCAGGGTCAGGCTGCCGCCGTTCACGTTCAGCATCGCGGCGCCGGTGATCTGGCCGGCCCGCAGCGAGCCGCCGTTCACCTCCGCCTGCAGCGAGCCGGCGTCGGCCATGCGCAGCGAGCCGCCGTTGATGTGCATCAGCGCCTCCCCCTGCACGTCGCTGAGGCTCAGGCTGCCGCCGCTCACCTCGGCCCGCACGTGGCGCGGCTCGAAGGGCAGGCTCAGCACCGCCCGCAGGCCGCTGGAGAAGCGGATGCCCTCCGGGTGGCGCGCCCGCTCCAGCCGCCAGCCGTGCTGGTCCTGGCTGAGCTGCAGTTCGCCGTCGCGGGTGGCGCTCAGCTGCGGCATGGTCAGCCCCGGCTCGTACACCACCGTCAGGGCGTAGGCCTCCACCTTCAGCGTCAGGTCGGGCGGGGTGTCGTGCAGCGCCTCCTGCTTGACCAGCGACGGCCCCACCAGTGTGGTCTGCGGCTCCGTTCCGGCGCCCAGCAACTCGGCGGCGTCCTCGGCGGAGAGTTTGCCTTCGGCCACCAGACGCTGAACATGGGCATGGAACGACTCCTGATTCCCCTCTTTGGCTTCCATACGGTCCTCCTGACATAGTTATAAACCTGGGTCTCAATGATTGTCAACTTTGATTTTCTATTCAGGAAAAGACAGCCGAGCCGCTAGACTGAGGCATGACCTCCTCCCTCCCCGACCTCAGTCCTGCCCAGCGCAGCGAGGTGGAACTGCTCGCGCGCGGCAAGCAGGACAAATCGCGCACCCTGCGGGACCTGAAGCTGCCCGAAACACCCCAGAGCGCCCACGCGCTGCTGCTGCGCCTGGGCCTGTGGACCGAACAGAACGTGCCGTTCCCGGACCGGGCCGGGGTGGCGCTGGCCAGCCCGGAGCTGCCGGTTCCCGCATGGCCGGATGAGCCGCGCCTGGACCTGACGCACCTGACCGCCCTGGCCATTGACGACGACGGCAACCGCGACCCGGACGACGCCCTGAGCCTGGAAGTGCTGCCGGACGGCCTGCGGCGGCTGTGGATCCATGTGGCCGACGTGGCGGCGCTGGTGCCGCCCGACAGCGAACTGGACCTGGAAGCGCGGCGGCGTGGGGCTACCCTCTACCTGCCGGACCACACCTCCGGCATGCTGCCGGACGCCCTGGTGGAGCAGGTGGGACTGGGGCTGCACCCGCAGAGTCCGGCGCTGTCCATCAGCATCGACTTCGGCAGCGACGGGCAGGCCGAGAGCGTGGACGTGCAGCTGACCCGGCTGCAGGTCACGCGGCTCAGCTACCGGGAAGCCCAGGAGCGGCTGGATGCCGGCGACCCGCTGCTCGGCGGCCTGCATCAGCTGGCCCAGGCGAGCCGGGCGCTGCGGCAGGCCGAGGGCGCCCTCAGCATCGACCTGCCGGAGGTGCTGGTGAAGGTGCAGGCGGGCGAGGTGAGTATCCGGCCCCTGCCGCGCTACGACTCCCGCTTCGTGGTGCAGGAGTGCATGACGCTGGCCGGCTGGGCCGCCGCCATCTACGCCGACGACCTGGAGATCGCGCTGCCGTTCGCCACCCAGGACCCGCCGCACCGCGACTCCCCACCCGGCGACAGCCTGCCGGCGCAATGGGCGCGGCGCAAGACGCTGTCCCGCACCCGCTTCCAGCCGCTGCTGGGGCCGCACAGCGGCATGGGCCTGGACGCCTACGCCCAGTGCACCAGCCCGATCCGGCGCTACCTGGACCTGGTGGTGCATCAGCAGCTGAGGGCGGCGCTGAAGGAGGAAGAGGGGCTGAGCGGCCGCGAGATTGCGGCGCGGGTGGCCGAGGCGACCATGAACGCGGGCGCGGTCCGCAGCGCCGAGCGCGAGGCCCGGCGGCACTGGACCCTGGTGCAGCTACAGCGCCACCCGGAGCAGACCTACCCGGCAGTGGTGGTGGACCGGCGCGGCCCGCAGGCCACCCTGCTGCTGCCGGACTTGGCGCTGGACGCCCCGCTCACCACGCCGGCCCCGCTGGGCAGCGAGCTGACGGTACAGCTAGCCAGCGTGGACCTGCCCGCCCAGACGGTGCGCTTCCGGCAGGTGGGGCCGGGCTGAGTCTCAGGCGTCCGGTGCCCAGCTCACCGTGACGCCGAAGCGCTCGGGCGCGTACTCGGGCAGCACCGTGGCGTCCCAGCGCTCGGCCAGCGCCACCACCAACGGTAGCCCCAGACCGTTGCCGCTCACGCTCTGCAGGCCGGACCCGCGCTCGAAGGGGCGGGTCAGGCGGGCCCACTCCTGCGGGTCCGGGCCGTGGCCGCTGTCCCAGACGGTCAGGCGCTGCGGGCCCAGCTGCACGCCCAGCTGCGGGCCACCGTACTTGAGCGCGTTCTCCAGCAGGTTGCGGATGATCTGACGCACCCCCAGCGCCTCGGCCCAGACTGGAACCACGCTGGAGTCCACGTCCAGCTGCACCTCGCGGCCCAGCGCCGCGGCGCGCAGCCGCAGCTCGTCCACCACCGTGCGCGCCTGCTGCTGCAGGTCGGTGGGTTCCAGGTCTACCGCCCGGTCGGTTTCGGCCAGCGTGAGCAGCCCCTGCGCCAGCGACATCAGCTCCACCACCCGCCCCTGCATGATCTCCAGGTGCCGGCGATAGTCGGCCGCCTCGCGGGGCCGCTCCAGCGCCAGTTCCAGGCGGCCCTGGATGGCGGTCAGCGGGGTGCGCAGCTCGTGGGCCGCCGTGCGGGCAAAGGCCTTCTCACGCTCGATGGTGGCCTCCAGATGGTCCAGCATCTCGTTCACGGTGCGGGTCAGCCGCGCCATCTCGTCCTGGCCGCCCGCCGCCGGCACCCGCTCGTGGTAGCTGCCGCGCCGGGTAATGCGGCGGGCGGTCTGCGCCACCGCGTCCACCGGGCGCAGCGCCCGGTCCGCCAGCGCGTAGCCGGCCGCGCACGCCACCGCGATCATCAGCACACTGCCGGCCAGCAGCACCTTGCCCAGCGTCTCCAGCAGCACCGCCGTGGTATCGCTGGGCCGCGAGACGCGCAGCCACTGACCCTGCGGCAGCGGCACGCTCAGCACCCGGCGGTGATACAGCGTCAGGGTGCCGGGGCGCAGCGGCACCTGATCCAGCACCGGGTCCGGCACGCCCAGCCGCCGCTGCACGGTGCCGGCGCTGCTGATCAGCTCGATGTGCAGTTCCCGCGGCAGCTGCAGTTCGCTGGCAAACTGCTGCTGCCCGTTCGGGCCAGTCTGTAACCCGGCCCGGGCCAGGGCCGCCGTCTCGCTGAGGCTGACGTCCAGCGTCTGGGTGAGCGAGTAGCGCGCCACCAGATACACCAGCCCCGCCCCCAGCAGCACGCTCAGGCTGAAGATCAGCGCGTAGCCGACCGTGAGCTTGAGGCGCAGGCTGAGGTCCTGCAGCCTCACGGGGTCCGGGCCTCCGGCTCCAGCAGCCCGCCCAGCCGGTAGCCCACCCCCCGCACCGTGTCGATCAGGTCCTCGGAGGTCTTGCGCCGCACGATGCTGACGTACACGTCGATCACCTTGGGCTCCACGCCGCTCTCGCCCGCCCACAGCCGCTCAATGATGTCTGAACGGGTGAAGACCCGGCCCGGGTGCAGCGCGAACAGCTCCAGCAGCGCGAACTCGCGGCGCGACAGGTCCGAGCGGGTGCCGCGCCGCACCACGCTGCGCGAGGCCAGATCCAGCAGCCAGCCGCCCGGCAGGCTCAGCTCGTTGCGGGCGGTGCCGCGGCTGCGCCGGATCAGCGCCCGCACCCGCGCCCGCAGCTCACTCAGCGCGAACGGCTTGCCCAGGTAGTCGTCGCCGCCCA encodes:
- the prfA gene encoding peptide chain release factor 1 yields the protein MVSGRIEELEREYAAVERSLGDPAVLSHNAEYLRLTKRHRELTPLITLWRQYRQQQQQAEEARSLLADPDLGPLAQLELDSAEQQLGQLETELEVLLLPQDPHDGADVILEIRAGAGGDEAGLFAADLLRMYSRYGERSGLKITVLDASESDLGGYSRLVAEVTGDAPYRQLKWERGVHRVQRVPATETQGRIHTSTVTVAVLPEVEQTEVELDLSEVRIDVFRSQGAGGQGVNTTDSAVRATYRAGTPDEIMVVCQDGRSQIKNKEKALNILRARLAERQRELQAASEREARSAQVGSGDRSEKIRTYNYPQNRVTDHRLSGDDKNFPLDSVVDGHLGPVIEALARMEREQQLAEMTEHAQA
- a CDS encoding NUDIX hydrolase, whose translation is MPRRDLLVTAAILRDRQGRVLLVGNDWQGLGRVRYTLPGGVVESGEVAPEGLYREILEETGLKLTGIKHLAYMTHIEDERRGERAIAMVFEATWEGLLNPADPDGFIVSAGFFSPEEAVQKLESPPMREPLSDYLKTGQPGRFYAFKGWDGKGGLRIPALKKD
- a CDS encoding serine hydrolase domain-containing protein, producing the protein MTLEDQLRTGGASGATWAWRQGGHAASGGLGTLRDEPAAIFPIYSITKTLIAAAVLQRVAEGVLQLDAPLLDQLQLNGTPGWLSWRPFTLREVLNHTAGLPDYGGLPAYHEAVRLQPGEPWSAEELLERVAPLPRPVGFAYSNIGYLLLRLLLEQLENQPLHRVLQRRLFEPLQLTHTRVAGTAADLAGLTPGHGRIWSAPHATAGLHGYHPGWVAHGLALSTAPELARLVEGVFSGPLVPAHLRAALQTAVPVHVSHPVFTSPGYGLGVMLDTASGLAGHGGGGPGYGAGALWQPLAADAGITAVALVNHDGSEAGLLLAHALIRQFTALAAPATDGRR
- a CDS encoding nucleotidyltransferase domain-containing protein, which codes for MDAQEQLYEALGDYRAGGRAQGIFETHWGGPGTVPALQDLGPPELLLDVLPFPPTPDQRSAIEGLGYWAVPCEFPEGLAYQHPDWPHRLLLLSHRQGHVHDQMLLWDWLGTDPQAQARYREQWARAGRVAADAALLPEAREAHAQATGFAPLQEVAGLLSPLDLPWMFAAGWAIDLLLGTPGRPHEDIDIIVPRAAQAEVQALLQAAGLHAQAVRDGGYSPWTGPLELPDHQVHVHRSGAPMLDLMLTDLSGGQWHYRRDPTITLPLAQARRVTAGGLPYLAPEAALLFKSATSDQAPRPKDQADFERARPMLDAAQRQWLADRLSADHPWRARLMP
- a CDS encoding RNB domain-containing ribonuclease — its product is MTSSLPDLSPAQRSEVELLARGKQDKSRTLRDLKLPETPQSAHALLLRLGLWTEQNVPFPDRAGVALASPELPVPAWPDEPRLDLTHLTALAIDDDGNRDPDDALSLEVLPDGLRRLWIHVADVAALVPPDSELDLEARRRGATLYLPDHTSGMLPDALVEQVGLGLHPQSPALSISIDFGSDGQAESVDVQLTRLQVTRLSYREAQERLDAGDPLLGGLHQLAQASRALRQAEGALSIDLPEVLVKVQAGEVSIRPLPRYDSRFVVQECMTLAGWAAAIYADDLEIALPFATQDPPHRDSPPGDSLPAQWARRKTLSRTRFQPLLGPHSGMGLDAYAQCTSPIRRYLDLVVHQQLRAALKEEEGLSGREIAARVAEATMNAGAVRSAEREARRHWTLVQLQRHPEQTYPAVVVDRRGPQATLLLPDLALDAPLTTPAPLGSELTVQLASVDLPAQTVRFRQVGPG
- a CDS encoding sensor histidine kinase gives rise to the protein MRLQDLSLRLKLTVGYALIFSLSVLLGAGLVYLVARYSLTQTLDVSLSETAALARAGLQTGPNGQQQFASELQLPRELHIELISSAGTVQRRLGVPDPVLDQVPLRPGTLTLYHRRVLSVPLPQGQWLRVSRPSDTTAVLLETLGKVLLAGSVLMIAVACAAGYALADRALRPVDAVAQTARRITRRGSYHERVPAAGGQDEMARLTRTVNEMLDHLEATIEREKAFARTAAHELRTPLTAIQGRLELALERPREAADYRRHLEIMQGRVVELMSLAQGLLTLAETDRAVDLEPTDLQQQARTVVDELRLRAAALGREVQLDVDSSVVPVWAEALGVRQIIRNLLENALKYGGPQLGVQLGPQRLTVWDSGHGPDPQEWARLTRPFERGSGLQSVSGNGLGLPLVVALAERWDATVLPEYAPERFGVTVSWAPDA
- a CDS encoding response regulator transcription factor; the encoded protein is MRLLLVEDDPHIAELLQEGLGEEGYDCDVASSAVQGQELARMFPYALLILDVMLPEGQDAGYQLGQQLRASGVQIPILYLTARSRVEDRVQGLDVGGDDYLGKPFALSELRARVRALIRRSRGTARNELSLPGGWLLDLASRSVVRRGTRSDLSRREFALLELFALHPGRVFTRSDIIERLWAGESGVEPKVIDVYVSIVRRKTSEDLIDTVRGVGYRLGGLLEPEARTP